A window of the Trichoderma asperellum chromosome 6, complete sequence genome harbors these coding sequences:
- a CDS encoding uncharacterized protein (EggNog:ENOG41), giving the protein MAPSLNTQRIDAVFQARPDIIASISQAADSPGRIALFNEIADHVYERLQEHGEPTQKRRKVGAETGGSPSSQAALSNAADEAVLLSIAEISVSVPQRKKLEICFTSNHLYARAPGTTAPLQGASYAWRDIEYAFYLPVPDKAQVQHNYIIFPKGTCLPSKTANPPSVEPLVFTVPATSPKQGTIGGSESGAAAAVSDNYKSLFHWAMNQRLQAAGTGVKIVSADPNKFHSMIRQPHRPNETAVHIGGFRGSKDGYLFFLENGIFWGFKKPLIFIPMNRIAAISYTSILQITFNMVVEVFTEEDGKTEELEFGMLDQQNYGGIDDYVKTNRLQDRSMAEQRKAKLQLAENKGPKKKDGEGENGDADAADAAGDGMTELERAQLEAEQQLQDDEDEDEEDYDPGSEGESEGSGSDDDDDDDDDDDEDDEEEDDEEDPEGEEGEGGEEEEEEEKPVVKEQPPKPTPRASRAAKPAKPAAKPAEPVKAEEPSIPVRTGWAAFTSRPGTDVDMADHDDEKFDVVG; this is encoded by the exons ATGGCCCCGTCACTCAACACGCAGAGAATAGACGCCGTCTTCCAGGCTCGGCCTGACATCATTGCCAGCATCAGCCAAGCTGCAG ACTCTCCCGGGCGAATTGCCCTTTTCAACGAAATCGCCGACCACGTCTACGAGCGGCTACAAGAGCATGGAGAGCCGACACAGAAGCGGAGGAAGGTCGGCGCAGAGACGGGCGGCAGCCCAAGCAGTCAGGCGGCGCTGTCAAACGCAGCAGACGAGGCTGTTCTTTTGAGCATTGCGGAGATTTCGGTGTCGGTCCctcagaggaagaagctggagataTGCTTCACCTCAAACCACTTATATGCCAGAGCCCCTGGAACAACAGCTCCCCTGCAGGGCGCCAGCTACGCGTGGAGGGATATTG AATATGCATTTTATCTGCCCGTCCCTGACAAGGCTCAGGTTCAGCACAACTACATCATATTCCCCAAGGGAACCTGTTTACCTTCCAAGACGGCTAATCCACCATCCGTGGAGCCGCTCGTCTTCACCGTTCCTGCAACTTCCCCAAAGCAAGGCACCATTGGGGGGAGTGAGTCAGGGGCTGCTGCCGCAGTGTCAGATAACTACAAGTCCCTGTTCCACTGGGCCATGAACCAGCGGCTGCAGGCTGCAGGCACCGGCGTCAAGATTGTCTCTGCCGACCCAAACAAATTCCACAGCATGATTCGCCAGCCTCACCGGCCAAACGAGACGGCGGTCCATATTGGCGGCTTCAGGGGCTCAAAGGACGGctacctcttcttcctcgaaaACGGCATCTTCTGGGGCTTCAAGAAACCCCTCATCTTTATCCCCATGAACCGCATTGCCGCGATTAGCTACACGAGCATTCTGCAAATTACGTTCAACATGGTGGTCGAAGTCTTCACAGAGGAGGACGGCAAGACAGAGGAGCTCGAGTTTGGTATGCTGGACCAGCAAAACTACGGCGGCATCGACGACTACGTCAAAACCAACAGACTCCAGGACAGAAGCATGGCTGAGCAAAGAAAAgcgaagctgcagctggctgAAAACAAGGGCCCTAAGAAgaaggatggagaaggggaaaatgGCGACGCTGATGCAGCCGATGCAGCAGGCGATGGCATGACTGAGCTGGAGCGTGCACAGCTGGAGGCTGAACAACAGCTacaggatgatgaagacgaagacgaggaggactATGATCCTGGAAGTGAGGGGGAGAGTGAAGGCTCAGGctccgacgacgacgatgatgacgacgacgatgatgatgaggacgatgaagaggaggatgacgaagaggacccagaaggcgaagaaggagagggtggcgaggaggaagaggaagaagaaaagcccgTCGTCAAAGAACAGCCTCCAAAGCCTACCCCAAGGGCAAGCAGAGCAGCCAAACCAGCCAAACCAGCGGCAAAGCCCGCGGAACCAGTCAAAGCTGAGGAGCCCAGCATACCTGTTCGAACAGGCTGGGCAGCTTTCACTTCCCGACCAGGCACAGACGTCGACATGGCTgatcatgatgatgaaaagtTTGATGTGGTGGGATAA
- a CDS encoding uncharacterized protein (EggNog:ENOG41): MAAPFANLYTHRKVAEAAAKACDVCYKPSTSVLITPDKKDFFYICPVHLKDRSFCSPKIDEDAVKAKREKELAEEKEKLKKEYEERQRKKKEKEKEKEKEKEKGKDKKDKDKDKDKDKDKEKKEDKDEDEEKSTGEETPKEEEEPRVFELKSVFYQQRLQRKRQAEAAKRDRERASQPNYFPSVPTGAPKR; the protein is encoded by the exons ATGGCGGCTCCGTTTGCCAACTTATACACCCATCGAAAGGTGGCCGAGGCTGCCGCCAAAGCGTGCGACGTCTGCTACAAGCCCAGCACATCGGTGCTCATCACGCCAGACAAAAAG GATTTCTTCTACATCTGCCCCGTGCACCTAAAGGATCGTAGCTTTTGTAGTCCCAAGATTGACGAAGATGCGGTCAAGGCCAAGCGGGAGAAGGAGTTggctgaggagaaggagaagttgaagaaggaaTATGAAGAGAGGCAGCgtaagaagaaggaaaaggagaaggagaaggagaaagagaaggaaaagggtaaagacaagaaagataaggacaaggacaaagacaaggacaaggacaaagaaaagaaggaggataaggatgaagatgaa GAAAAGAGCACTGGTGAAGAGACTCctaaagaggaggaagagccgCGCGTTTTTGAACTCAAGAG TGTCTTCTACCAGCAGCGGTTACAACGCAAGCGtcaagcagaagctgccAAGCGAGACCGCGAAAGAGCATCTCAACCCAATTACTTCCCATCTGTACCGACTGGAGCACCTAAACGATAA
- a CDS encoding uncharacterized protein (BUSCO:EOG092D28W9) → MAHAPLLRTNTAPVFQSHPNGAGGLPHQSMSSSAPRTSQLSGSTAYAGSSTSLTSLNSDMTVVANGPVVATSNIINQKADASRSLYQICISLKQRLAQVPGFEQFLEHLDPTDPVDPLWNLLRSGYPLLLIYNTLRPAEPLAVDDPNASDAKKSKIAIFKFVQACMKELQVPPADSFVITDLMGTDTSGFVKVTQVVNYVLDLAEQRGYLLQQQAYPDGEPADTNGASKMTYRDHVIKELVDTERKYVQDLENLHDLKKALEQKGVITGDIVHQIFLNINFILDFQRRFLIRVETTNSMPTDTQRWGQPFVTHEEFFNIYQPFIANQRKAAQIANSNFDLIRLSDHPVAADFNTLDGFLLKPMQRLVKYPLLLKDLAKKTEDPETKEDLLQGCEAAERVLQKANEAVNRDLLDEALEELMTRVDDWKSHKIESFGKLLLHGVYGVITGKSEQEKDYEIYLFECILLCCKEISPNRTKDKKERARLQSLPKQKNKNAKLQLKGRIFMTNVTDVVSLSKPGSHSVQIWWKGDPGVENFTIKFLTEEMMRKWATGLETQRKENAPRTATSPDDNPTDFAWTRDQAGGLENPYLQQDDDDDDDIGPATAPAQFPMPTNSFGGSMAIPRTASSSNLRDLRKGSVTVESSQSLASIARAPPPRFPLPMPPAPLSLQTQSSMTVPSPGARGGDSYFSPIGESPASSRTSATSGVFSPNANPFSKAGTPQAGWDENNRYTAPAMPRAPSRDGTPPSAYMNGRHSANPAAQRSRSYSTPDAAAQGQRRQPSQSNIPAVPGIPLHLHPAHDSSIPRSQTGSPRNEAGVPASRTSTQSPGSQPQRIHKHKHSHSGSVGGTMAQFPTQPVYPRQTTPGPPTSSNGLRVDPAAANSRTVSPSLGTATMSQGMLAHHGMIPSGMMPPGLVPQIPQSSPVASPEVALPTQLKVRVTCDTGNYVTLVVAFNITYQSLVDRIDAKLARFTTSSIAQGMLKLRYQDEDEDFVTIESDDDIQIAFMEFRDGMKNAYSGGVGEIELFCVGDMAT, encoded by the exons ATGGCTCATGCACCCCTGCTCAGAACCAACACGGCCCCGGTCTTCCAGTCTCATCCCAACGGAGCGGGCGGTTTACCACATCAAAGCATGAGCAGCAGTGCGCCGCGCACTAGCCAGCTGTCTGGATCAACCGCCTATGCTGGATCTTCAACGTCGCTCACCTCACTCAACAGCGACATGACGGTGGTTGCCAATGGCCCGGTCGTGGCCACCAGTAACATCATCAACCAGAAGGCCGACGCCTCTCGCTCCCTCTACCAGATATGCATCTCCCTCAAGCAGCGCCTGGCCCAGGTGCCGGGCTTCGAGCAGTTCCTGGAGCACCTCGACCCGACAGATCCAGTCGATCCCCTCTGGAATCTCCTGCGCTCTGGCTATCCGCTGCTGTTAATCTACAACACATTGCGGCCGGCTGAACCGCTGGCCGTCGACGACCCCAATGCCTCCGACGCCAAGAAGTCCAAGATCGCAATCTTCAAGTTCGTCCAGGCATGCATGAAGGAACTTCAGGTGCCTCCGGCCGACAGTTTTGTCATAACGGATTTGATGGGCACCGACACGAGCGGCTTTGTCAAG GTTACCCAAGTCGTTAATTACGTCCTTGACCTTGCAGAGCAGCGCGGATaccttctccagcagcaggcctATCCCGATGGCGAGCCTGCCGACACCAACGGCGCTTCCAAAATGACCTATCGAGATCACGTCATTAAAGAACTTGTGGATACCGAGCGCAAATATGTCCAGGACTTGGAAAATCTGCACGATTTGAAGAAGGCATTGGAGCAGAAGGGGGTAATTACTGGCGACATTGTTCACCAAATCTTCCTCAACATCAATTTTATCCTCGACTTCCAACGCCGCTTCCTCATTCGCGTCGAAACCACAAACTCCATGCCGACCGACACCCAGCGATGGGGCCAGCCGTTTGTCACCCACGAAGAGTTCTTTAACATTTACCAGCCCTTCATCGCCAACCAGCGCAAGGCGGCGCAAATTGCCAATTCAAATTTCGATCTCATCCGCCTGTCAGACCACCCCGTCGCTGCCGACTTCAACACCCTGGATGGATTTCTCTTGAAGCCTATGCAACGTCTAGTCAAGTATCCGCTGCTACTCAAG GATCTGGCAAAGAAAACGGAAGACCCAGAGACTAAAGAAGATTTGCTTCAAGGATGTGAGGCTGCTGAACGCGTTCTCCAGAAAGCAAACGAAGCCGTTAATCGCGACCTTCTCGACGAAGCGCTCGAGGAGCTCATGACCAGAGTCGACGACTGGAAATCACACAAGATTGAGTCATTTGGAAAGCTGTTATTGCATGGTGTCTACGGAGTCATCACTGGCAAGAGCGAACAAGAGAAGGAC TACGAGATCTACCTCTTCGAATGCATTTTGCTGTGCTGCAAGGAAATCTCCCCGAACAGGACCAaggacaagaaagaaagggctCGGTTGCAATCACTTCCAAagcagaagaacaagaacgcCAAGCTGCAACTCAAGGGCAGAATATTCATGACCAATGTCACTGATGTAGTGTCTCTGTCTAAGCCAGGCTCTCACAGTGTTCAAATCTGGTGGAAAGGCGATCCTGGCGTCGAAAACTTCACCATCAAATTCCTCACGGAGGAGATGATGCGGAAGTGGGCTACGGGTCTGGAGACGCAACGTAAGGAGAATGCGCCTCGCACTGCCACGAGCCCAGACGACAATCCCACGGACTTTGCCTGGACGCGTGATCAGGCAGGCGGCCTTGAAAACCCTTACCTACAGcaagacgatgacgatgacgacgatatcGGCCCCGCTACTGCTCCTGCTCAGTTCCCAATGCCAACAAACTCATTCGGAGGTTCCATGGCCATCCCCAGAACCGCATCGAGCTCCAATCTGAGAGACCTGAGAAAGGGCTCGGTAACCGTAGAGTCGTCGCAGTCTCTGGCCAGCATCGCGCGAGCTCCTCCGCCACGATTCCCGCTACCAATGCCGCCAGCGCCCTTGTCCCTACAGACCCAGAGCAGCATGACCGTTCCATCGCCAGGGGCTCGCGGAGGAGATAGCTACTTTTCACCCATTGGCGAATCACCTGCGTCTTCTCGAACCAGTGCAACCAGTGGAGTATTCTCACCAAATGCCAACCCATTCTCAAAAGCAGGGACTCCTCAGGCAGGATGGGATGAGAACAACCGCTACACGGCGCCAGCAATGCCCCGTGCCCCATCTCGAGACGGCACGCCGCCCAGTGCCTACATGAATGGCAGACACAGCGCAAACCCGGCGGCGCAAAGGAGCCGCTCGTACAGCACTCCTGATGCCGCTGCTCAGGGCCAGCGACGCCAACCAAGCCAGAGCAATATCCCCGCTGTCCCCGGCATTCCCCTGCATCTCCATCCCGCTCATGACAGCTCCATCCCGAGATCGCAAACAGGCTCCCCCCGGAACGAAGCAGGAGTGCCAGCCAGCCGGACGAGTACTCAGAGCCCCGGCTCCCAGCCCCAGCGGATACACAAACATAAGCATTCGCACTCGGGCAGCGTTGGCGGTACCATGGCACAGTTCCCTACCCAGCCCGTCTACCCTCGACAGACTACACCTGGACCGCCCACGAGCAGCAACGGCCTTCGTGTTGACCCTGCAGCGGCCAACTCGAGGACCGTATCACCGTCTCTCGGCACTGCGACAATGTCTCAAGGAATGCTTGCTCATCATGGCATGATACCTTCGGGAATGATGCCTCCAGGATTGGTGCCCCAGATTCCACAGAGCAGCCCTGTTGCAAGCCCCGAAGTGGCTTTGCCGACGCAACTCAAGGTCCGAGTCACCTGCGACACTGGAAACTATGTCACGCTCGTTGTTGCTTTCAACATCACTTACCAGTCCCTCGTCGATCGGATTGATGCCAAGCTAGCGCGgttcaccaccagcagcataGCACAAGGAATGCTAAAGCTACGCTAtcaagacgaagacgaggacttTGTTACAATCGAGAGCGATGACGACATTCAGATTGCCTTTATGGAGTTCCGCGACGGTATGAAGAATGCGTACAGCGGCGGTGTAGGAGAGATAGAACTCTTCTGCGTCGGAGATATGGCGACATAA
- a CDS encoding uncharacterized protein (SECRETED:SignalP(1-17)) has translation MASWAVLRLGLLKHTAATTPRIVLLAQQPPAVRLKRQPVCGKRHVRDGSEAWSYVLAGRDAWKGGRMAWNRASAQNKAWPGHHRDADACIASTTASIAADTLVLRIADAKL, from the coding sequence ATGGCCTCGTGGGCAGTGCTGAGACTCGGGCTGCTCAAGCACACAGCCGCAACGACACCTCGCATCGTCTTGTTGGCtcagcagccgccggccgTGCGACTGAAACGGCAGCCGGTCTGCGGGAAGAGGCATGTGAGGGACGGCAGCGAAGCATGGTCGTACGTTTTGGCGGGAAGAGACGCATGGAAGGGCGGGAGGATGGCCTGGAATCGCGCCTCAGCCCAGAACAAGGCGTGGCCTGGCCATCATCGCGATGCAGATGCATGTATTGCATCCACGACAGCCAGCATCGCCGCAGACACGCTTGTTTTGCGCATAGCAGATGCTAagctgtag
- a CDS encoding mitochondrial 37S ribosomal protein mS37 (EggNog:ENOG41), which produces MSGSAKAIRLPPLKTLRVHNPKRQPENPCIAIMSSVLACWASAGFNAAGCAAIENQLRKCMDGPAPPPAPANTINYHLSRMQKYVTSPKKQK; this is translated from the exons ATGTCAGGGAGCGCCAAGGCCATCCGTCTGCCCCCCCTCAAGACCCTGCGGGTGCACAATCCCAAGCGCCAGCCCGAGAACCCAtgcatcgccatcatgtcCAGCGTCCTCG CATGCTGGGCTTCGGCAGGCTTCAACGCTGCTGGCTGCGCCGCAATTGAGAACCAGCTCCGGAAATGCATGGACGGCCCTGCGCCTCCGCCGGCACCTGCGAATACGATCAACTACCACTTGTCGAGGATGCAGAAATACGTGACCAGCccgaagaagcagaaataa